From a region of the Mercurialis annua linkage group LG1-X, ddMerAnnu1.2, whole genome shotgun sequence genome:
- the LOC126665079 gene encoding 26S proteasome regulatory subunit 8 homolog A-like has product MSLILEWGCLGKNYSCFRNSRSYVGEVVKVMGKNKMLVKVHPEGKYVADFDKSIDINKITPSTMVVLRNDNYILHLVLPSKVDPLVNLMKVEKVPDSTYEMYYLYI; this is encoded by the exons ATGAGCTTAATTCTAGAG TGGGGATGCTTAGGGAAGAATTACAGCTGCTTCAGGAACTCCAGGTCTTATGTTGGTGAAGTTGTCAAAGTAATGGGCAAAAATAAAATGCTAGTTAAG GTCCACCCAGAAGGAAAATATGTTGCTGATTTTGATAAAAGTATCGATATCAATAAGATTACACCATCAACCATGGTTGTCCTCCGTAATGACAACTATATTCTTCACTTAGTCTTGCCAAGCAAAGTTGATCCGTTGGTTAATCTTATGAAAGTAGAAAAGGTTCCAGATTCTACATAtgagatgtattatttatatatttga
- the LOC126664453 gene encoding uncharacterized protein LOC126664453 has translation MYRNCIGDVPKIYLEGIEVPPLTRRRISMIYLSLLGLCNKTIWDFRSVNVPSSVMEGKSQLCWQKPDEGWIKINTDAGNFQNGSWGLGVVGRDNNGDIIVAGHVRKRASPEIICAEAEAVKWGLELARDCSLNQIVIESDNSALIAAFCNNGVFLNELGDILNEIRNLAIGFEQVLWKAVPRIRNQLAHDLAKEAAAEDEFIWIEDIPELFQQKWLEEKIRSCELSGS, from the exons ATGTATCGAAACTGTATAGGAGATGTACCAAAAATATATCTCGAAGGCATTGAGGTACCACCATTGACGAGAAGACGCATATCaatgatatatttatcat TGTTGGGCCTTTGCAACAAGACTATTTGGGATTTCAGGTCTGTTAATGTTCCTAGTTCAGTGATGGAAGGAAAAAGTCAGCTTTGTTGGCAGAAACCGGATGAAGGTTGGATTAAAATCAACACGGATGCGGGTAATTTTCAGAATGGTTCATGGGGTTTGGGTGTTGTTGGCAGAGATAACAATGGAGATATTATTGTTGCTGGACATGTGAGGAAGAGGGCCTCGCCGGAGATTATTTGTGCCGAAGCGGAAGCGGTAAAATGGGGTTTGGAATTAGCTCGAGACTGTTCTTTAAATCAGATTGTTATTGAAAGTGATAATTCTGCCTTGATTGCTGCATTCTGCAACAATGGTGTGTTTTTAAATGAGCTTGGGGATATTCTGAATGAGATTCGAAATTTGGCTATAGGATTTGAACAGGTTTTGTGGAAAGCGGTTCCCCGAATTCGCAATCAGTTGGCTCATGATCTTGCCAAGGAAGCTGCTGCTGAAGATGAGTTCATATGGATAGAAGATATTCCAGAATTGTTTCAACAGAAATGGCTGGAGGAAAAGATTAGAAGTTGTGAGTTAAGTGgtagttag
- the LOC126664443 gene encoding zinc finger BED domain-containing protein RICESLEEPER 2-like has product MILDFNLYMQLMRPKMDYQIFFFEEVDKFHFLIQICYVKSGGRKTLEMSNSEKNNADQLENDGVEGSAQPVQADTGTENAKILQGKKRKQIVSRSIVWDHFKRITDDDGKVISAKCLYCAKIYQSSTKLNGTSTLRAHMLACLKNPQSRDTRQALLTLQTTMNVPDVGEDEGIGKLGAWKFSQELIRNAVAFMIIVDELPIRFVEGIGFKKLMDIACPRFKIPSRWTVTRDCFQLYLDEKLKLKALLKNHSQRVSITSDSWTSIQRINYMCLTCHRLDDEWKLHKRILSFIPVTGHRGEYIAKSLENCLLEWGLKSIFTITMDNASSNDVAVSTFKKKLISWGTSVSKGRYLHMRCIAHILNLVVNDGLKDMHVSIKKVRDCVRYIRNSPARLKKFKDLATFVEIETKKCLSLDVPTRWNSTFLMLETASLYEKAFEKYDEEESSFRTDMQNNLPNSLDWEMIRKFSEYISDLHMVLIDMMDSEDIDVKNMGQKMKSKFDKYWGDPDKMNKLIFIAYVFDPSAKLDGMEYSLTSMFGDEKGSNLFQSVKCELALLFDEYKSMYETVVDGSNVCSQSNLNLREGVPSTISARVCGVKKPESLTKARFKKHRKEKGTLANKKSELEIYLSESLIEDDDNFDVLKWWKLNSERFPILSKMARDILAIPISTVASESAFSTGGRVLDCFRSSLTPRLAEALICAQDWLRASNLPLIVEESIDELELFEQGCIFSCRIMGLLLAENAAWTASFDAVFCFLGKEMVFFLGEIVKWSNFPSLGNKHDNFLVLMASILIINSVSGAYGSIFKILDSLHNLLNVPASDSTHNIDVFSYSCGSPDFELPVNLESGHSLCLEHFFDAYASTSLYVLDF; this is encoded by the exons ATGATATTGGACTTTAACTTGTACATGCAGCTTATGCGGCCCAAAATGGATt atcaaattttcttttttgaagaaGTAGACAAGTTTCATTTTCTGATTCAAATTTGTTATGTGAAATCTGGTGGAAGAAAAACATTAGAG ATGTCCAACTCTGAGAAAAACAATGCTGATCAATTGGAGAATGATGGTGTTGAGGGCTCTGCTCAGCCTGTTCAAGCTGATACTGGAACTGAAAATGCAAAAATATTGCAAGGTAAAAAAAGGAAGCAAATTGTTAGTAGATCGATCGTCTGGGATCATTTTAAGCGTATAACCGACGACGACGGGAAGGTAATCAGCGCTAAGTGTTTATATTGTGCTAAAATTTACCAATCATCCACTAAGTTAAATGGCACATCTACACTTAGAGCTCATATGCTAGCTTGCCTTAAGAATCCACAGAGTAGAGATACCAGACAAGCTTTACTTACTTTGCAGACTACAATGAATGTCCCTGATGTTGGTGAGGATGAGGGGATTGGAAAATTAGGAGCTTGGAAATTTTCTCAAGAATTAATCAGGAATGCTGTAGCCTTTATGATAATTGTTGATGAATTACCAATTAGGTTTGTTGAGGGAATTGGGTTCAAAAAGTTGATGGATATTGCCTGCCCTAGGTTTAAAATCCCATCTAGATGGACTGTAACTAGGGATTGCTTTCAGCTATACCTTGATGAAAAGTTGAAACTTAAAGCCTTATTAAAAAATCACAGTCAAAGGGTAAGTATAACTTCTGATAGTTGGACAAGCATTCAACGAATTAACTATATGTGTCTTACCTGCCATCGGTTAGATGATGAGTGGAAATTGCATAAAAGAATTTTATCATTTATTCCAGTTACTGGACATCGGGGTGAGTACATCGCTAAGTCATTAGAGAATTGCTTACTAGAGTGGGGACTTAAAAGTATTTTCACAATTACAATGGATAATGCTTCGAGCAATGATGTGGCAGTTTCAACTTtcaagaaaaaattaatttcatggGGAACATCTGTGTCTAAAGGTCGATATTTGCATATGAGATGCATAGCGCATATTTTAAACTTGGTTGTTAATGACGGATTGAAAGATATGCATGTCTCTATCAAAAAAGTAAGGGATTGTGTTAGGTACATCAGAAACAGCCCCGCAAggcttaaaaaatttaaagacctTGCCACATTTGTTgaaatagaaacaaaaaaatgtCTTTCCCTTGATGTTCCTACCCGATGGAACTCTACATTTCTGATGCTTGAAACTGCTTCCTTGTATGAAAAGGCATTTGAAAAATATGATGAGGAGGAGTCGTCATTTAGGACAGATATGCAAAACAATTTACCCAACTCTCTTGATTGGGAAATGATTAGAAAATTTTCTGAAT ATATTAGTGATCTGCATATGGTATTAATTGATATGATGGACAGTGAAGATATTGATGTTAAGAATATGGGTCAGAAGATGAAGAGCAAATTTGACAAGTATTGGGGTGACCCCGATAAAATGAATAAACTGATTTTTATTGCATATGTGTTTGACCCTTCTGCTAAGCTAGATGGAATGGAGTATTCACTAACATCAATGTTTGGTGATGAAAAAGGTTCAAATCTGTTTCAATCTGTTAAGTGTGAGCTTGCTCTTTTATTTGATGAGTACAAGTCTATGTATGAAACTGTTGTTGATGGAAGCAATGTGTGTTCTCAATCGAATTTGAACCTACGCGAGGGAGTCCCTTCTACAATATCAGCTCGAGTTTGTGGTGTTAAAAAGCCTGAATCACTTACGAAAGCTAGATTTAAAAAGCATAGAAAGGAAAAAGGCACCCTAGCTAACAAGAAGAGTGAGCTGGAAATTTATCTTAGTGAGTCCCTCATTGAGGATGATGATAATTTTGATGTATTGAAGTGGTGGAAGCTCAACTCAGAGCGTTTTCCGATCCTATCCAAAATGGCTCGTGATATTCTTGCTATTCCCATATCTACCGTCGCCTCCGAATCAGCTTTTAGTACCGGTGGTAGGGTACTGGACTGCTTTAGAAGTTCCTTAACTCCTAGATTGGCAGAAGCATTAATATGTGCGCAAGATTGGCTTAGAGCATCGAACCTTCCTTTGATAGTTGAAGAATCAATTGATGAGCTTGAGTTGTTTGAGCAAGGTTGTATATTT agtTGCCGAATCATGGGCCTCTTGCTGGCTGAAAATGCAGCATGGACAGCATCTTTTGATGCTGTATTTTGTTTTTTGGGCAAAGAGATGGTGTTTTTTTTGGGAGAAATTGTGAAATGGTCAAATTTTCCAAGTTTAGGCAACAAGCATGataattttttggttttgatG GCTTCTATCTTGATCATTAATTCTGTTTCTGGTGCATATGGATCTAT ATTCAAAATTCTGGACTCATTACATAATTTGTTGAATGTCCCAGCTTCAGATTCCACCCACAACATTGATGTCTTCAGTTACTCTTGTGGTTCACCTGATTTTGAGTTGCCTGTGAATTTGGAAAGTGGCCATTCCTTGTGCTTGGAGCATTTTTTTGATGCATATGCATCCACCTCTCTATAT GTTTTGGACTTTTAA